From the genome of Primulina huaijiensis isolate GDHJ02 chromosome 11, ASM1229523v2, whole genome shotgun sequence:
AACCGTCCATCTTAAATATGTCGCTAATGATGGCGTTTCAGAGATCCCAGCTTGTGTGCTTCATCAAGAGCTACAGAAGATATTCGGCATTTTTGTTCATTTAGTGAAGGAGCCTAATGTTATTGTATATCATATGAGCTGAGAAATTTTGTTCCTGGAATTTACTAGATTTATATACAACGATAATTGTTatgggattttttttaaatcatttacaaagttatttttaaggattacaTCTGAGACGGACACTATTATTTTGAGgatgctttttttaaaaaaaattactcacTTGCCTTGCACTTTACTATTTTGAGGATGCTTCCATAGTTCCATACAGCTTGGGATCAGTGTGAATTAACGTTGCTTGAGTTTCATGACCCATGAGCTCAATTGGGCTAGCCGTTTAGGGGCTTGGTTCACGTGCTAGCTCACGAGTAAAGGTTACTTATTGACGAAGTGTCAAATCTATGCTACATTTGCATATTAGTCTTGTTTTgacattttaaaatgaaattgatAAAATTTTCAATGCTTTAATATGTGAGAAATTAAATGAAGAGCACACGCAATGCAAGTCTCTTCTTAAGAAATAGTTAAAAGCCATTTGGAAAATATACTCGAAATGCACTTTTCAAGAACTTACAAAAAGTGGATTTCTATGTGTTTATTACATTTTAAGatataatagtaaaaaaaaaaatattactcttGGTAGGGTTGATAAGCGTTAGCAGTTGAAATCGAATCTCAACTTTCAAAGTTAGTAGACAACTAAAAAGATAGTGTGGAAAGTGTCCACTCGAACTTTGTGAACCAAAGTGAAAATCAGTTAACAACGAGCAGTAgagtgaaaaagaaaaatgcaaCTGAAAGtaaatcacacaaaaattgTTTACGAATGTTCGCAGTACAAAATCATTCGACGTCTTCTCTCTTTCTGTTTTCAAAAAGTTTTCAATAAAAGACTTTGGTTTAACAACTCTTATAATCACCCATTTTAGCAAGACTTGTACGCTATCTATTGAAACTTTTAGCAACAATTTTTCTTAACAAAACAagattttgaacaaaaatactatttatttcaattacaaaaattcaaaatcacacaaaaacatAATATAATCTTGAAACAATTGTGAGTAAGGTTCAACacaaatgatatttgaaatagATTTGATATGTTTTATGCGTGTGCTTgaatattttcaacaaaattttgaatatctGAAAGAGTATATAACAAATAGTCGATTAATCAAGCGAGATAGTTTGCTGATATTTGAGATAACCTTTTATAGATGATCTTCAACATTCAGATTCAAGCGGCTATAATTCAGTCTTATCAAGACCATAGTACCGGATGTCACGTATCATGCTCAAATATGGTAAGCAACAATAAATGCCTTCAAACTGATATTCAACAGCTAGAATGtttttgtttgtattatttGAACATTATCTGAACATTTCAATTTGCtgataaaatgtttttaataattaaggaAACAAATCCGACGTAACAATACTGTACGATAATTCAGTGAAGATGATCTCTCCGAGTTTGGTAGATCCTACTCAGATCTTCTGAAATAAGCCGAGGAGTCTGCTGAAATGATGACTACTGAAATTGTTtgtttattgaaattttttaatcacttccgagttattttatgtttaagagtcatcaccaaaacttataatttcTTCAACCCTTGCTCTTGATTCTCAAGATTATATTTAAAGGAGAGTTTCGCTGCTTATTCACAAATTGCAATATCGATACAACATGGAGTCCATACGATCCTCAgttacattattatttttttccaccATAATATTTCCCATATCACATTAGTCGGGATACACACAAGTAAAATAACATAACAGATGCAGTACTTTACCTCAGGCATGCATCCAGACTAGTGTAATGGGAAAATAGAGAAAGCTCGAGTTCGACTTCGAAAGAAGCCAGTCATCTAAGTTTATCACCTAACCGCACATTATATGCCATTAAGCAAGGGAAAAAAATGGCCATTTAATATCTGCTTTTGATAAGTAACAATGGTGAAAAAACTCGATCATCTCCCGCATCGTCTAAATCTCCATGCCGAAGCTGAGAAAAGTGCTTGATCTTGCCAGCAGATGATGAAACAGCCATTTTCTTCTTTGATTTTGTAGCCATCATAGTTATAACTCTGTAACAATCCTCTTGCTCTCAGCATAACATGGTAGCTTAAAGGAACCTTTCCGAAACCAGCCGACTCAAGTCTGGGAATCCATTTTTCGAGCTTTTCGTGCCGCTGCTTTCTATCGAGACCCTCACTCGCCACAATGTTCTTGATTTCCTCTCCGAATAGCATCTTCTCAATCCTTTGACGTTCTATTGACGCCCTTGGCATAGTCGAGTCCAAGCAATCAAAGAGCGCCGCATAAAAGTTTAGTGACTCCATTATTCTATCCATGAAGATTAACCCGTTCTGGTTTGATTCTTGCTCTGTCACCATCATTAGCTTTGGAGAGAGGCCCCAGAGCCCGCTTAGAAGTGTCGCCATATCAGGTGATGTGGCTTGAGGAATAGGCGATGATGATGCAGAATCAGGGCTCGTGTTACATATACTAGTCCAGTCCTTCTCAAGAAAATCTCCAAGATTTTGAGGACTCATCTGCAAGACCCGTCTTAGGTGTGCTGCATTTGTACTATTAGCAACCGAAGTGGGATTTTTCCACAAAACTTCATCATCCACTGCTAGAAGAGAATGGAGCTGAAGCACGGAACTTATAGCAACAGCTTCCCCCGTTTTTACGCGTAACTTTTCGACATCAAGATTCTCTAATTTGCAAACTAGAGGATTAAATTGAAAAGGGATGTCTAGTTTCTCCGCTTCTTCATTTAATTTCCGAGCCACCATATCCAACACCTCTTTCTGTTCATGAATCCCCGAAATTCTTAAATGAGGCGGCCCTTCAGGCCTTGCGCTCATCTCCTGAAGAAGACAAATCCATTGAACAGGCtggaaacaattcagatcaatAATATGAATCACTTTCTCCCCTTCCATTGCTTCCATGATAGCTTGGTTTGTGATGACATATGAAAGCTTCAAGAACGGACAGAACTCGTAAAACAATTTCTGAACAAGCATTTCATCGGCAACCGAAGCTATTTTAGTCGAATTCAGAGCCTTGTGTAATCCAGGCCAACCTTTAAGCATTCGATTGGCAAGAGCTTCGGAAAAGTAAGCTGCGATTCGTTGCATTGTATCGCCGTCAGGAGAGGCGAGATGTGAAATATACTCGAGGCCTATATTCGCGTTTTCTACGTTCCCTGAGGCGACGTGATTAGCACAGGTAACAAGAAGATGGATTAGACAAAGGCCTCTTTCCTCGGATCTCATTTCTAGTAGCCATGGAAAAGGTGATCCTGGACTAGGTGAAAAAGACATCATGGAGAACTTCTGCAGAGGCGATGAACATATGGACGATGATCCCTCCTCTTGAATCATTTTCCACTATAATCCTAGAATTTTGATATGCAAGAAGACTGATCTGAATCATTCAACAAGATTTTAAGACAAACTTTTTAGTCAGTGAATGAATATTCTACACTAAAATAGGAATTTCAAATAGCAAAGAGAAACTATCAAAATGAACAATTCCTTTGTAAACTCCTCCTCAGAGATCTATTACGGAGAAAACAGACACCCACACAAATCAACCTCagaaattttaaatcaataaaaagaACTTTGCGCTTAGTTTTGGGAATGATCATATACTGTTTTGCtataattttcttatatatcaaggcattaaaatatcaagaaagCAAATAATTCAGATAATCTAGATAACAACATATGCTAGGAAAAgacagaaaaaaaaagagaagagaatCGTTCCTAAACAGAATGTCACAGAAACACAGAGTAAGGCCAAGAAACTCACCAGAATCAGCAGAAAAAAAAACCCAACTTTGTACATGAacaagaaaactcaaatttcAAAGTGGGAGATATACGATTCATAAAAAGCCCACAAAAGAATCACAGAGAACACTCATCCAACAAAGTTAAAAGATTTCACGACCATCAATGGTTTCTCTTCTCTCACCGTCCCCCAACGTTAGGCAAGTCAAATGAAATTAAAGCATTTCTTGTCTTATAGGACTTTTCCATGGCTGCTTTTTGTGCATGTCTAATAATTCAAAAGCAGTATATTTTGTCTTATTGCTTTGTTTTCGTGGAAGGTCTCAGAAAAATGTGGACTTCGGGAAAGATTCATACTCTTCCCTCTAATAAAATGTAAGTCCCCATTAAAACTTTTTCTTGTCACTATACATAATGGATGTGAATAAAAGCTGGCCGAGATTTGGTTTTATTCTCCAACACAGCACACATCCAAGCAGGTAATGTATGACCGAAACAAAACAAACATCTTGGCTTGTTTCTTAGTGGGTGATAGTGGGAGATTGCAAtgccaaaaagaaaaagaaaaagaaaaaagccCCCAAATGGCTTTCACTTCAAACAAAACTTCAGTCCCTTGTTTTCTTGCATAGAGGCTTACATTTAATTTTATTCtccttttttaaaagaaaaaaacttcTTATTTAAACTTATATTAGATATTGTGATGTATATTTGATATTCCTCGGGGAAGATAATCAAGTCATGTAGGAGCGACcatgttaaaaaatttaattatatcgaTATCATAAGCAATAACTTTTTGACTAACTGTCGaacattcaaatatatatcataCATAATTATATCTGGTTAATATATCAaatgtaaaatatataatatttattaatgtttTGTTTGGTGTTTTGAAAATTAGCTAGGTAGAATGTAATGTAATGTAATGTAATGTAATGTAATGTAATGCAATGCAATGATACATGAAAATGGAAAAGTGTGTTTTATGGGGCAAAATGAATGTGACATATAATTTTGAATCTAGAAAAATAGGTGACCAAACATATTATTAGTTATTTGTTTTGTTGTGCGAAGGCAAGAGTCATCCACTTGTTGCATTAAAGACAAAGGGACAAGGGAGTTGTGCAAGGTGACAAAAAGTAGATGGGAATGCATGTCCAAACCTTTCACTATTTCCTTGGATTCTGCCAATTCTAGACATTGAATATTACGTAACTCATTTAAGGATTTGACTTCATGGTTATTTTATTGCCTTAGTTTAGGCCATTATACGAGGGAATTATGTCATCTTCCTTTATTTTTAGACAAATTAAAGACGTAATCAAATCTATATTGGtccattattaattatatatccaTCAAATAAGGTCGTTAATTTGTCTCCTAATTGATTCAGTGGGCGATGAATTACTTATTTTTTGGTTcgtgtttttttgaaaaaatagaaaatgtttcttttttttaagaaaataatacaatatgtatatttatatggttaaattttatttataaggaACCAAATATATGTCTATTTGATTtggagagaatttttttttttaattattgaactgATAGAAAAGATATGAGATGTAAatagatttataaaataaaactcCTAAATAAGCCCACTCCATATTTTCATACCACAAATTAGTTTATATCTTCACCTAATCATCCTAATGGGCATTTTCGGTATAAAAATTTGGTGGaatgaatttttaaatagttttgaggtgttttttgggatgattattttaaaaaatatatatattttacctTTTATGCGTGGCTctttaaaactaaaaaattaactaaaagaatatttagttaaaataaaaaaaataaaaattattatgtattaagctaaacatatatattttaaaaaaatcaaaataaatccaGTTAAAGTATGATAATTTATtgattacattaaaataaaatagttatgaaaaatatatatataacgatGCATCGACCTCTTAAAGTAACTACATCGATCGATCATTTTAGTATGgagacaaaaatatatattatttcattcaataaaattgtTATAACATATAATAACTAAATAATTTGttaatcataattaataaattaaagattcaaaaattttattaggtAAAAATATAGCACACGATATTTCATGTTTGTGGGTTGCTAGTTACTATAATATTAAATAGTGGAATACTAGATAATGTTAAGAATGACCAAAACCGATATTGTTATAAAATAAAGTGCAAAATGCTACTTCACAGAAAAATTTTataccaaattttttaaaaaaaaatatttcgtatAAATGTTCATACATTTACAATAACTAGGAATGATTacgtgcgatgcacgtaggtgactaattataaaaaatataataacgagatttatataattttgtaaAATCGTTTGAATAACATCTTGTTTATGAGTATTTAttaatctaaatatatcaaaacacaataaataaaaatacatgatgacgataaatcaaatatattcatttatttatataacatttttcaattcgcatgattataacataatgacagctctatcaaattaacaaagatatttttcatccaaatattaTTCACAAtggaaaaacaataaaaatataattaataaaatagtgAATATTACTAAAACCAAAAtcacaatatatttaaatgaagtgcATATAGCgattgtcaaataaaattctcttaattaactaaattatcataatgatgTTATAATAAAACTcctaaacttgttattaagttaaatatcaattttatttttgctaacttttaactcCTTGCGAATTTTGttaactttcttcttttttagaaTAGATATTATACGTAGTTAATATATATCAGAAATAGATcatatgaaaattaatattgatgattaataattttatgttaaataaaattttaaaataatatcaatcaaataaatatgtgttGTAAAACACATATACGTAACATTCagtttataaatatcatatataaaaaatttaatttttaacaaatgataataaattagcattgtaattcatatttattataaagattatcttaattaaaaaattataaggattatgtgataaatttaatataaaagtataaagtaattttcattctttttaatttctCATTAATATCTTTTTCtatgaataaaattgaaataactcaaaataattaaattatattgcaaataaaatattagaaaaatttgcaaaagagCATATAGAATCTGCATGCTCTCAATGTCCATTTTCATTGGAAAAAAACTATAAGAAAAATGACATTTTCtcgcatgatttttataacacttgtagaaaagtataagctcgatatatatattgaggcattaattaaatataacaatttattaaattaaaaatataaaaaaatatcatactaatgtatttgtaatatttttcgtcaattcaactaaaataatgaaataaagttattctcatttttcatatcaatctttaaatcagaaaattaaaaattcacctaaataaataaatgaaacattaattaagtaatGGTGTGTAAAAGTGTAACTAAGAAAATGcacaaatcaaactcatatatttatagatatatagatatatagatttgctaacttttaacccCTTGAGAATTTTGTTTAACTTTCTCTGTTTTTTTAGAATACATATTATAGAtagttaattttatatcagaatggataatttgtaaattaatattgatgattaatatttcatggtaaataaattttttaaataatatcaatcaaataaatatgtgtagtaaaacaaatatataaataaaataataagtaatacaaagttaaaaaatatcataattaaaaaattaatttatggtgaatgaaaataaattatcactataattcatattatttaaagaattattttcgttaaaaaattataaagattatcaaataaatttaatacaaaaGTAGAAAGTAATTTTCGgtctttttaatttatcattaatttctctgtctagttgaaataaatcaaactaatcaaattatacgacaaataaaatataagaaaaatttacaaaagagCATATAGAATCTACATGGTCTCAATGTCCATTTTCATTGGAAAAGTACCATCACAATGACATGTTTTCAATGACACTTTTAGAAAAGTGTAAGTTTGATATGTGTATTaagacattaattaaatatcacaatttatgaaattaaaaataaaataaagtatcatattaatgtttttgtaatatttgtcgttgattcaactaaaataataaaataaagttatttttattttcaatatcaatctttatataagaaaattgaaatgtcacctaaataaataaataaaacattaatgaagtaATGGTGAATGAAAGAGTGActaagaaaattaataattcaaactcatatctcccttaaataaataaataaataaaatattaataaagtaATGGTGAGTGAAAGAGTAACTAAGtaaaacattaatgaagtaATGATGAGTGAAAGAGTAACTATGTAAATCCACAATTCAAACTAATGGTGAATGAAAGGATAATTAAGtaaaacattaatgaagtaATGATGAGTGAGAAAGGATAACTaaataaattcacaattcaaactcatatatttatagttaGTATAGATTCTGCCTTTGACTATTGGGAATTGACTTAGGGCCGACTTGGAACGTTTTCAGAGAGGTTTGTGTGGATGGAACACTTGTCTGGTAAATTACTctatttaaattcaattatagATAAATTATGTGAGGCTAGGCATTTTTCACTTATCTTCTTTGTACTTGATGTACTTGAATTTTATCTACTTTATAAAGTGCAAAACTagtgaaaattataattttaacgGTGAGTTTTGATCTGTTTTGGgttttattcatataattagTCTAATTTTGGTTTTCGTATAGTAACTtagactttttttttgttttgatatgtttttgcCCGAAACTACCAAATAAATCATTGT
Proteins encoded in this window:
- the LOC140988983 gene encoding scarecrow-like protein 3 yields the protein MIQEEGSSSICSSPLQKFSMMSFSPSPGSPFPWLLEMRSEERGLCLIHLLVTCANHVASGNVENANIGLEYISHLASPDGDTMQRIAAYFSEALANRMLKGWPGLHKALNSTKIASVADEMLVQKLFYEFCPFLKLSYVITNQAIMEAMEGEKVIHIIDLNCFQPVQWICLLQEMSARPEGPPHLRISGIHEQKEVLDMVARKLNEEAEKLDIPFQFNPLVCKLENLDVEKLRVKTGEAVAISSVLQLHSLLAVDDEVLWKNPTSVANSTNAAHLRRVLQMSPQNLGDFLEKDWTSICNTSPDSASSSPIPQATSPDMATLLSGLWGLSPKLMMVTEQESNQNGLIFMDRIMESLNFYAALFDCLDSTMPRASIERQRIEKMLFGEEIKNIVASEGLDRKQRHEKLEKWIPRLESAGFGKVPLSYHVMLRARGLLQSYNYDGYKIKEENGCFIICWQDQALFSASAWRFRRCGR